A single Photobacterium toruni DNA region contains:
- the pntB gene encoding Re/Si-specific NAD(P)(+) transhydrogenase subunit beta: protein MSAGIVQAAYIVAAVLFIMSLAGLSKQETARKGNYFGIAGMAIALIATIFGPESQATVWIILAMIIGGAIGIFYAKKVEMTEMPELVAMLHSFVGMAAVLVGFNTFLHHQPLEGALLNIHLVEVFLGVFIGAVTFTGSLVAFAKLRGLVSSSALQLPHRHKLNLVALLVSVALLVWFVKAEGSMAALILVTLIAFAFGYHLVASIGGADMPVVVSMLNSYSGWAAAAAGFMLANDLLIVTGALVGSSGAILSYIMCKAMNRSFVSVIAGGFGSDGAAPASDEEYGEHRETTAAEVAELLKDAKSVIITPGYGMAVAQAQYPVHEITDKLRAQGIDVRFGIHPVAGRLPGHMNVLLAEAKVPYDIVLEMDEINDDFPKTDVVLVIGANDTVNPAAMEDPNSPIAGMPVLEVWNASNVIVFKRSMNTGYAGVQNPLFFKENSQMLFGDAKASCLSILEHL, encoded by the coding sequence ATGTCTGCAGGAATCGTACAAGCGGCATACATTGTTGCTGCCGTATTGTTTATCATGTCACTTGCTGGGTTGTCCAAGCAAGAAACCGCACGAAAAGGTAACTATTTCGGTATTGCGGGTATGGCTATCGCACTGATTGCAACCATTTTTGGACCTGAATCACAAGCGACAGTTTGGATCATTCTAGCGATGATCATTGGTGGCGCAATTGGTATTTTCTACGCTAAAAAAGTAGAAATGACAGAGATGCCAGAGTTAGTTGCAATGCTTCACAGTTTCGTGGGTATGGCAGCGGTACTGGTTGGTTTTAATACATTTTTACATCATCAACCGTTAGAAGGCGCACTATTAAACATTCATTTAGTGGAAGTTTTCCTTGGTGTATTCATCGGTGCAGTAACCTTTACAGGCTCACTTGTTGCTTTTGCTAAATTGCGAGGTCTGGTGTCATCATCAGCACTACAATTACCACATCGTCATAAACTTAACCTTGTCGCATTACTTGTTTCTGTCGCATTGTTAGTATGGTTCGTGAAAGCTGAAGGCTCAATGGCAGCATTGATTCTAGTAACACTGATTGCATTTGCATTTGGTTACCACTTAGTTGCTTCTATTGGTGGTGCTGATATGCCAGTGGTGGTGTCTATGCTTAACTCATACTCAGGTTGGGCAGCAGCGGCCGCTGGTTTCATGCTTGCAAATGACCTTCTGATAGTAACGGGTGCTTTAGTTGGTTCTTCTGGTGCAATTCTGTCTTACATTATGTGTAAAGCAATGAATCGTTCATTTGTTAGTGTTATTGCCGGTGGATTTGGTTCAGATGGTGCAGCTCCTGCATCAGATGAAGAGTATGGCGAGCACCGAGAGACAACGGCAGCAGAAGTCGCTGAATTATTAAAAGATGCGAAGTCTGTGATTATCACTCCAGGATACGGTATGGCTGTTGCACAAGCGCAATATCCAGTGCATGAAATTACGGATAAATTACGAGCACAAGGCATAGACGTTCGATTTGGTATTCATCCTGTTGCAGGTCGTTTACCAGGTCATATGAATGTATTACTTGCTGAAGCAAAAGTGCCATACGATATCGTATTAGAGATGGATGAAATTAATGATGATTTCCCTAAAACTGATGTGGTGTTAGTTATTGGTGCTAATGACACCGTAAACCCAGCCGCGATGGAAGATCCAAATAGTCCAATTGCTGGCATGCCTGTTCTTGAAGTATGGAATGCAAGTAATGTTATTGTATTTAAGCGTTCAATGAATACTGGTTATGCTGGTGTCCAAAACCCATTGTTCTTTAAAGAGAATAGCCAAATGTTGTTTGGCGATGCGAAAGCATCATGTTTATCTATTCTTGAACATTTATAA
- a CDS encoding Re/Si-specific NAD(P)(+) transhydrogenase subunit alpha, producing MQIGVPKEVLANETRVAATPKTVEQLLKMGFSVVVEQGAGVLASFDDAAFEAAGAEVATTEVVWQADLILKVNAPQVNPVTGVDEFELIKDGASLVSFIWPAQNAELLAKLATKNINVMAMDSVPRISRAQALDALSSMANIAGYRAVVEAAHEFGRFFTGQITAAGKVPPAKVLVAGAGVAGLAAIGAAGSLGAIVRSFDVRPEVKEQVESMGAEFLEVDFKEDTSTGDGYAKEMSDEFNQAAERLYAEQAKDVDIIITTALIPGRPAPKLITKEMVDSMKSGSVIVDLAAANGGNCAYTEADKVITTANGVKIIGYTDMVGRLPTQASQLYGTNLVNLLKLLCKEKDGNIDINFDDEVLRGLTVIKAGEVTWPAPPIKVSAVAQKPKAVEKVQPKKAEPMSPIKKYGMMAAGIALFAWVGHYSPPEFLAHFTVFVLSCVVGYYVVWNVSHSLHTPLMSVTNAISGIIIVGALLQIGQGSGIVSVLAFVAVLIASINIFGGFTVTKRMLEMFRKDK from the coding sequence ATGCAGATTGGTGTACCAAAAGAGGTCCTCGCGAATGAAACGCGAGTTGCTGCCACACCTAAAACGGTTGAGCAGTTATTAAAAATGGGGTTCAGCGTTGTTGTTGAGCAGGGAGCTGGCGTATTAGCAAGTTTTGATGATGCTGCCTTTGAAGCTGCAGGCGCAGAAGTTGCGACGACTGAAGTTGTATGGCAAGCCGATCTTATTTTAAAAGTCAATGCTCCACAGGTAAACCCTGTAACGGGTGTTGACGAATTTGAATTAATTAAAGATGGCGCGAGCTTAGTGAGTTTTATTTGGCCGGCACAAAATGCTGAGCTATTAGCTAAACTAGCCACAAAAAATATTAATGTAATGGCAATGGATTCTGTGCCGCGTATTTCACGTGCACAAGCCTTAGATGCATTAAGCTCAATGGCGAATATTGCAGGTTATCGTGCTGTTGTTGAAGCAGCACATGAGTTTGGTCGTTTCTTTACTGGGCAAATTACCGCTGCAGGTAAAGTACCACCGGCTAAAGTTTTAGTTGCGGGTGCGGGTGTGGCTGGTTTAGCTGCTATCGGTGCTGCGGGTAGCTTAGGTGCTATTGTTCGCTCGTTTGATGTTCGCCCTGAGGTGAAAGAACAAGTTGAATCAATGGGCGCTGAATTCCTTGAAGTAGATTTTAAAGAAGATACCTCAACCGGTGATGGCTACGCGAAAGAAATGTCAGATGAATTCAACCAAGCGGCTGAGCGTTTATATGCAGAGCAAGCAAAAGATGTTGATATTATCATTACAACGGCACTTATTCCTGGTCGTCCTGCGCCTAAATTGATCACTAAAGAAATGGTTGACTCAATGAAGTCGGGCAGTGTTATTGTCGATTTAGCAGCAGCTAACGGCGGTAACTGTGCTTACACTGAAGCTGATAAAGTGATCACCACAGCTAACGGCGTGAAAATCATTGGTTACACCGATATGGTTGGACGTTTACCGACTCAAGCTTCACAGCTTTACGGTACTAACCTGGTTAATTTATTAAAGCTGCTGTGTAAAGAAAAAGACGGCAACATTGATATTAACTTTGATGATGAAGTACTACGTGGCTTAACGGTGATCAAAGCCGGTGAAGTTACGTGGCCTGCGCCACCAATAAAAGTTTCAGCTGTTGCTCAGAAACCTAAAGCAGTAGAAAAAGTACAGCCTAAAAAAGCAGAGCCAATGTCACCGATTAAGAAATACGGCATGATGGCGGCTGGCATAGCATTATTTGCTTGGGTTGGTCATTACTCTCCGCCTGAATTCCTTGCTCACTTTACGGTATTTGTACTGTCATGTGTGGTTGGTTACTACGTAGTATGGAATGTTAGTCACTCTTTGCATACACCACTTATGTCAGTAACAAATGCAATTTCAGGCATCATTATTGTAGGCGCATTACTCCAAATAGGACAAGGCTCCGGTATTGTTTCCGTGTTGGCTTTTGTTGCTGTTCTCATTGCTAGTATCAATATTTTTGGTGGTTTTACTGTCACTAAACGCATGCTAGAAATGTTTCGTAAAGATAAATAA
- a CDS encoding HlyU family transcriptional regulator, which produces MGLFSWIFGNKSVVETATVEPVEYKGYLIYPEPQKEGGQFRIAGRICKKTDDIMQTHHFIRSDILPSRIDAETFMLKKAQMFIDQTGDRMFK; this is translated from the coding sequence ATGGGATTATTTTCTTGGATTTTTGGTAATAAATCAGTGGTTGAGACTGCGACAGTTGAACCTGTTGAATATAAGGGTTATTTGATTTATCCCGAACCGCAAAAGGAAGGCGGGCAATTTCGTATTGCGGGACGGATATGTAAAAAAACGGATGACATAATGCAAACACATCACTTTATACGTTCTGATATTTTACCATCTCGCATTGATGCTGAAACATTTATGCTTAAAAAAGCACAAATGTTCATCGATCAAACAGGCGATCGAATGTTTAAATAA